A region of the Candidatus Limnocylindria bacterium genome:
TTGCATCGCTGTGCTCTCCTGCTCGAAATTCGTGAGCGGGAAGGGTGCAGGAGCGCATTAGGGTCTTGAGAACCGCGGCGCCAACTATTGGGCTCGAACGCTAAACAGTTGCGTGACCGTTCAGTAGGGTCCTTGAGATCACTAGAAGACTTCACGGACAGATTCCCAGGGAGGGCGCAACGACGGGCGGCAGGCACCGCATTCGTCACCGCGAACTGTTGTGCAGAACTCTCGGACTGTCGCCTTCGGGACCTCATCGTGTTCAAGGAGAGGGCCCCAATTCTCAGGCCAGAAGAGCTGGCCCCAGTTCGCTCTGAAGGGGGCCTGTTCGATGAAGCGCCAGCGAGCCCGCCCCGCGAGGCGGGCTCGCCGTCTGAGCGAGGTCCGCTACTTGGACCCTGCGAACGCCGATGGGAACTGGGCGATGATGCCCGCGCTGAGCGTGTCGGCCATGTGAAGGATGTGCTTGTGGACGACGTCGTAGGCAACGACATCGCCACGCCAATCGCCGGTGAGCCGGGCCACGGCCTCATCGAGTGTGGTGTCGAGGTGGATCTTCATCGCCGCTTGGAGGTCCGGCAGCGGCCACCGCGGATTCGCTGACGCGAGGAACCGCGCGATGCCGTCGCCGTTCGCGTACCAGTCAGCCTTGGCCGCGGCGAAGGCGGTCGCGTCTCCGGTCTTCGCGGCGGTGAGGAGCCTGCCGGCGATCAGGATGTGATCGCGGAGCAGTGCGGTGAGCTGGTCACCGGCCGCGTCGCCGTAGAACGGCTTGATCGCGTTGCCGATGTCCGTCTGGTTCCGAAGGAGCCGGGTCAGCGCGGCATCCGTGTCGGGACTGCCGGCGATGATGCCCACGATGACCTGCCGCGTCCAGACGATGTGATCCTCCCAAAGTTCGCGCATCGCGGAGCGGAACGCGAATTGCTTTGCGACGTTGCTGTTGTCCGCGATGGTGGCGGAGAGGTCGTGATGCGGCTGCGTCGCTGACGCGGAGGACTGGTTGGCGTAGAGAGCTGCGCCCGTGGTGACGAGCGCGAGCATGAGGAGGGCTGCGCCGAGCAGTGCTTTCATGTCTGATCCTTTCGATCGAGATTGTCGCCGCCTAGCGTTTCTAACACTAGTACCTGCTTGTTGTAGAGCGTGGCCTGGCCGGTGTCAAGTCTTTGGATAGTGGCCACCAGCTATAGACTTAGCGCGTGTCAGATCGCCTTGCCGACCAGATCGCGAGGATCTCCGTACTCGATGAGCCGGTGCGTCGCGCGCTCTATCTCTATGTCAGCCGCCAGCCCGAACCCGTCGGCCGCGAAGAAGCGGCTGATGCCGCGGGCACGACGCGTGAGAACGCGGCATTCCACCTCGACAAGCTCGCGCAAGAAGGGCTCCTCGAGACGAGCTTTCGACGTCTCAGCAAGAAGACGGGCCCCGGCGCGGGGCGCCCCTCGAAGCTGTATCGGAGAAGCGCACGGCAGCTCCAGGTCGCGGTACCGGCTCGTCGCTACGAGTTGGCGGCGGAGCTCTTCGCACAGGCGCTCGAGGCGGAAGGAGGCAGAGACGCGCGGCGGAGCGTCGCCGCGGCCGCACGGGAATTCGGCGCCTCGCTCGGCGCGGCTGCTCACGCGCGGCCCGGCCGCGCGTCCGTGTTTCGAAAGGCGCTCGATGTGCTCGAGGAGCAGGGGTTCGAGCCGAGCGAGATGCCTCGCGGCGTGGTGCGTCTGCGCAACTGCCCATTCGACGCTCTGGCGCGAGCGCACCGCGACCTCGTCTGCGGCATGAACCTCGCGTTCATGGAGGGCGTCGTCGCGGGACTCCGAGGGAGCGGCATCCAAGCGACGTTCGATCCGCAGCCGGGTCTGTGCTGTGTGACGCTGAGCGCGAGCCGCGGCGCCTCCGCATCGCGTGCGGCGGGGCTGCCCAGCGGAACCGGAGCGCTTCAACGCGCAGCCCGGCCGCGGCGATCGCGCCGTTCGTAGCTGTTAGCGGACCCGGGAGATCGCCGGGGGGCTGACCTCGGCGCGCGGTCTATGCCCCGAGAATCTGAACGACGTACGCCCGGAGATCGGCTGGCCTGAACGGTTTCGTGATGTAGTGGTCGGCACTCCTCCTTCGGGTGGGCCGGTCAAATGATTCCCAGCAGCACCGCCGCTGGGACAGATGCCATGCCGAGCGCCGTTATCACCGCGAGCGCTGGCGCGAAGACGCGGGCGAGGCCCTCGATCCGCGGTCGAATCAGGCCGAGCGAGTTCATTCCACACCACACACCCGGAACGAGATGCCCGCCGACCGCCAGGGCGGCGGCCATGTACGCCAGCGCGACCGGCCAGGACCGCAGCGCCGTGATCAGGTTCCGGTACGGGCTCGCGGAATCGAACGCGGGGATCGTCGCGCCGAGCGTCAGATGCGCGAGGTGGAACATCACGAAGAGCAAGATGATCGCGCCGGTCGCGTGCGGAATCGGGAACGAGTACACGACGTACGCAGGCGCGACGGGCCTGTACGTCGGCTCGATCCGGGCTGCCGGTCGGATCAGGGTCCGAACATGCGCCGCGAGATGTGCGATCAGCGCCGCCGCGAGCACCACGCGAGCGAGCGTGAGGACCACGCCGGCACCGAACAACGGGGAGCCGAGCTCTCGAAGTGACCGGGCGTATCCGTCGAAAGTGGCGCTGCCGGCGAATGCGAGCAGATTGCCGCCCATGTGCACGACGACGAAGGCGAGCATGACGAATCCAGACGTCGCAAGGATCACTCGGCTATCCACGGACACGCGCGTCGTCGTCCTCGTTGTCGCGCGGACGGCTAGCGCACCTGCGTCGCCAGACATGTCACCCCTCTGTGCCGGGCTTGACTCAGATCCCCTTCGGTAGGGCGCCGCTCAGCTGCATCACCCAGCGCATGCAGCGGTGCCCCACATCAGCGGTGGGCCCGAACATGAGCGGGCAGCCGCCTGGAATGACCCCGATGCCGTTCGCGCGGCAGTACTCGACGGCACCCCGACTCACACTCGTCCCTCCGCCAGGAGGCCCGTGCATCCACACGCGCTTGATGCCGAGCTCCTTGCACTCGCGGACGATCGCGTCGGCGTGCTCTGGGGCCGTGGCGATCACGACCGCGTCGACCCCTCCGGGGATCGAGCGGAGGTCCGGGTAAGCGCGATCGCCCTCCACGCTCTCGGCCCTTGGGTTCACCGCGAACGCCTCATAGCCGCGGTCCTTCAATCGTCGGTAGATGCCGTTCCCTCCGTGCGTCTCGGCGTGCCGCGAGACACCGGAGACCGCGATGCGGCGCTGCGCGAGGAAGTCAGCGGTCAGTGTTGCCATCGGTCACCTCCACTCAGTCCATACGTCACGAACTCGCCCTTGGGAACGACCTCGACGATGCACGCGGACTCCTGTCGTTCTGGCGGCAGCAGGGCGCCCAGCTCCTTCGATCGCAAGAGAGCCTCGTGCGACGCGGCCGGATGGACCTTCGCGGCCGCGTGGAAGCTCACCGTCGCGGGCGGGATCGGTAGGACAAGCGACAGAAGACCACCTCGACGGACCGGCACGGTCACCGAGACGCGCCCACTCGCGGAGATGTGCCGCGCCTTCCAACTGTCCGCGGCGACCGCGATGAAGAGCCGCCGGTCCACTACCTTGTACACGACGCCGCTCGACCTGGGCTCACCCCCGGGCGTGACGTAGCTGACACCGCGAACGATTCCTTGGCGAGTTCTGTCCAGACCTGGTCTGCACGTAGGGTTGTCATCTCAAAGGCCTCCCCAGAACCTTCTCATCGCTGCTGACCGATAGACAAGAGTCCAAGGTCGTCAACCTGCGCGGGGTCGGCTCCGACAAAGCGGATCTGCTACAGACGACGCCGTAGGGCTTTTCCCTGACGGTGAGGGCTCGACAAGGCGCGGTCGTGAGCAGCTGCGCAGAAGGTCCGTTGGACCCTGCTCGGCGCGCGTGCCGCAGATGACCCTTACGAGAGCCGGAGGCAACTCAGGCCACGCGTGCCACGTCGCTTCTCGATCGCGTGGAGGTGCTCGCGTGATCGTCACGACCACTAGCTGTGGTGCATGAGCCTGCTTTGATCCCTGGATCGCACAGGGATCTCGTCGAGTGCCCGCGCGTCGCCGCGCTCACGACGGTAATGGCCGACGGCTATCCCCAGACCTCGGTCGTCTGGTGCGACTTCGACGGCACGTACGTTCGTGTCAATACGATGCGCGGCTTCGCGAAGGAGCGGAATATGCGACGCGACCCGCGCATCGCGCTCCTCTGCTACGACCCGCGTGAGCCGCTGCGCTTCCTGGAGATCCGCGGCACGGTCATCGAGATGACGCAGGAGGGCGCGATCGAACACCTCGATGCCCTCGCCTCGAAGTACGCCGGTCGGCCGGTGCAGTACTTCGGCGGCGCCATCCCTGCTCGGTTCGCCGAGACGGAGACGCCCATCCTGTGCCGGGTGCGGCCGGATCAGGTCATCGCCCTCGACTGGACGAGGCGTTCTCGTTGAGCACGATCGTTTCCGCGGTGACCGTCCCGGCCTCGCACGCCGACCTACTCACGCGGCCGGTCTGCGGCGTCCTCACGACGATGCGTGCCGATGGCCAGCCGCAGTCGAGTCTGGTATGGCTCGATTACGACGGCGAGTGCGTCCGTGTCAACACCACGCTGGAGCGCCAGAAGGGCCGCA
Encoded here:
- a CDS encoding pyridoxamine 5'-phosphate oxidase family protein, giving the protein MDRTRQGIVRGVSYVTPGGEPRSSGVVYKVVDRRLFIAVAADSWKARHISASGRVSVTVPVRRGGLLSLVLPIPPATVSFHAAAKVHPAASHEALLRSKELGALLPPERQESACIVEVVPKGEFVTYGLSGGDRWQH
- a CDS encoding CoA-binding protein; its protein translation is MATLTADFLAQRRIAVSGVSRHAETHGGNGIYRRLKDRGYEAFAVNPRAESVEGDRAYPDLRSIPGGVDAVVIATAPEHADAIVRECKELGIKRVWMHGPPGGGTSVSRGAVEYCRANGIGVIPGGCPLMFGPTADVGHRCMRWVMQLSGALPKGI
- a CDS encoding PPOX class F420-dependent oxidoreductase, whose amino-acid sequence is MHEPALIPGSHRDLVECPRVAALTTVMADGYPQTSVVWCDFDGTYVRVNTMRGFAKERNMRRDPRIALLCYDPREPLRFLEIRGTVIEMTQEGAIEHLDALASKYAGRPVQYFGGAIPARFAETETPILCRVRPDQVIALDWTRRSR
- a CDS encoding helix-turn-helix domain-containing protein, which codes for MSDRLADQIARISVLDEPVRRALYLYVSRQPEPVGREEAADAAGTTRENAAFHLDKLAQEGLLETSFRRLSKKTGPGAGRPSKLYRRSARQLQVAVPARRYELAAELFAQALEAEGGRDARRSVAAAAREFGASLGAAAHARPGRASVFRKALDVLEEQGFEPSEMPRGVVRLRNCPFDALARAHRDLVCGMNLAFMEGVVAGLRGSGIQATFDPQPGLCCVTLSASRGASASRAAGLPSGTGALQRAARPRRSRRS